From Anopheles funestus chromosome 3RL, idAnoFuneDA-416_04, whole genome shotgun sequence, a single genomic window includes:
- the LOC125770324 gene encoding uncharacterized protein LOC125770324: protein MCIFYIRCLLKSMREKARISIRKYGREREREREREREREREMKSKRYEKKTRTAVCFDYKSRTCIGMVTPKKLNVSGPKKRKTLQSVRRSSLAEDDDIIANLDECSYEQQPATFSRESSVNRSQSTCEQQDLIDSDDSSSDAYTDDMELIIEEEKSASPEDASMQHSTDDYKRAHFNQMHTSGRTSLSPNDDWHQPVVLHRYFTPMEEDKSATPVGASMQHSSDSYRRTPSKEMPTVRRSSLPPKADWYQAESLKLSSETSSGNGFVSVMVIVACVFLAIAFVVRYAQSDISGNVTNVHTPFATCDAFLKLEERYKTVDENLWDMLVVNVRRATAVDENRQPGTILFLHYGPTVILDGFINSVSNITAGCFGGTEPITLDAKYFKQPDFHEDYGVILSQQKEALLQRGVMVVRNFQDVPAWAAQAFHTICDTEEPLVNRAVIYITLDMLRAADVSKPPSEQSATEEAEKLLHQLWKNSLGPAVLDPLITRLTENVYRIV, encoded by the exons ATGTGTATCTTTTATATCCGGTGTTTGCTGAAAAGCAtgagagagaaagcgagaaTATCCATACGTAAGTacggaagagagagagaaagagagagagagagagagagagagagagagagagagatgaaaTCGAAGCggtatgagaaaaaaacacgcactgctgtttgttttgattataaATCCAGGACGTGCATCGGTATGGTTaccccaaaaaag TTGAATGTTTCAGGCCctaaaaaacgcaaaacgctCCAGAGTGTTCGGCGAAGTTCTCTGGCAGAAGATGATGATATCATAGCAAACCTAGATGAGTG CTCTTACGAACAGCAACCTGCCACCTTTAGCCGAGAAAGCAGTGTAAATCGTTCACAGTCAACTTGTGAGCAGCAGGATTTGATCGATTCGGATGATTCCTCTTCCGACGCTTACACTGACGATATGGAACTTATTATAGAAGAGGAGAAAAGTGCCTCACCTGAAGATGCAAGCATGCAGCATTCAACGGACGATTACAAAAGAGCACATTTTAATCAAATGCACACTTCGGGAAGAACTTCGCTTTCTCCGAATGATGATTGGCACCAGCCCGTAGTACTACATCGCTATTTCACACCCATGGAAGAAGACAAAAGTGCCACGCCAGTAGGTGCAAGCATGCAGCATTCATCGGACAGTTATCGAAGAACTCCTTCTAAAGAGATGCCAACTGTGAGAAGATCTTCGCTTCCTCCCAAAGCTGATTGGTACCAGGCTGAATCACTAAAACTCAGCTCAGAAACCAGCAGCGGTAATGGATTTGTTAGCGTGATGGTAATCgttgcatgtgtgtttttAGCAATAGCATTTGTAGTACGATACGCCCAATCCGATATCAGCGGGAATGTAACAAATGTGCACACGCCATTTGCAACTTGTGATGCTTTTCTTAAACTAGAAGAGCGGTACAAAACGGTCGATGAGAACCTCTGGGACATGTTGGTTGTGAACGTGCGTCGAGCAACTGCTGTTGATGAAAACAGGCAACCAGGAACAATTCTTTTCCTCCACTACGGGCCCACGGTTATTCTGGACGGTTTTATCAACAGCGTATCGAACATAACGGCCGGTTGCTTTGGAGGAACGGAACCAATCACGCTGGACGCTAAATACTTCAAGCAGCCCGACTTCCATGAAGACTATGGTGTGATTCTATCTCAGCAAAAAGAAGCATTACTACAGCGCGGAGTGATGGTGgtacgaaattttcaagatGTCCCAGCATGGGCTGCTCAAGCATTTCATACGATTTGCGACACGGAGGAACCGTTGGTGAATAGAGCGGTTATTTATATCACGTTGGATATGCTCAGAGCGGCCGATGTGTCAAAACCACCGAGTGAGCAAAGTGCTacagaagaagcagaaaaattgCTGCATCAATTATGGAAGAATTCTTTAGGTCCCGCAGTACTTGATCCACTGATCACTCGACTGACGGAGAATGTGTATCGTATTGTGTGA
- the LOC125770327 gene encoding general transcription factor IIF subunit 2, with the protein MAKEGEAIRVDKELDLSNAGRGVWLVKVPKYIANKWEKAPGNIEVGKLKISKQVGQKAQVSLTLSDAVINIDPAEEIPRDHRLDVSVVTKQTLGVFSHATTTTRDDPVPECEKQYMEGRIVQKLECRPYADNCYMKMKLESIRKASQPARQVKSLEKIVHNYKPVSDHKHNIEDRERKKAEGKKSRDDKNAVLDMLFHAFEKHQYYNIKDLVRITRQPISYLKEILKEVCDYNMKNPHKNMWELKKEYRHYKEDDKKDDDATKDTMSDSDSD; encoded by the coding sequence ATGGCAAAAGAAGGTGAAGCGATACGTGTTGATAAGGAACTCGATCTGTCGAACGCGGGCCGTGGTGTGTGGCTCGTAAAGGTACCGAAGTACATTGCCAACAAGTGGGAAAAAGCACCGGGCAATATCGAGGTGGGGAAGCTGAAAATTTCCAAACAAGTCGGCCAGAAGGCACAGGTATCGCTCACACTTTCCGATGCGGTCATAAATATAGACCCGGCCGAGGAGATTCCCCGTGACCACCGGCTGGATGTGTCGGTCGTAACCAAACAAACGTTGGGCGTATTCTCCCATGCAACCACGACCACTCGGGATGATCCGGTGCCCGAGTGCGAGAAGCAGTATATGGAGGGACGCATCGTACAAAAGCTGGAATGCCGTCCGTATGCAGATAATTGCTACATGAAGATGAAACTCGAATCGATCCGGAAAGCTTCCCAACCGGCACGGCAAGTGAAATCGCTCGAAAAGATCGTGCACAACTACAAACCCGTTTCGGACCACAAGCACAACATCGAGGATCGGGAACGCAAGAAGGCCGAGGGTAAGAAGAGCCGGGACGATAAGAACGCGGTACTCGATATGCTGTTTCACGCGTTCGAGAAGCATCAGTATTACAATATTAAGGATCTGGTGAGGATCACTCGGCAACCGATCAGCTACCTGAAGGAAATCCTCAAGGAAGTGTGCGACTATAATATGAAAAATCCCCACAAAAACATGTGGGAGCTGAAGAAGGAGTATCGGCACTACAAAGAGGACGACAAGAAGGACGACGATGCGACGAAGGACACGATGTCGGACAGTGACAGCGACTAG
- the LOC125770326 gene encoding ubiquitin thioesterase OTU1 yields MGFSLKLKTKSGQQHIVSKLAETTTVGDLKTRITELTNIPGDSLHVVLGFPPFKPLDFSNEASQVLASGISNGDTLIVEEKSLTEEERKQLEAAKRLEQDEKLAKELAAQGSESSGILLKKVVPSDNSCLFTSIGYVITGKVDPESSQYMRQIIASTVNADKHEYNEGILGRPNDEYCAWILQPESWGGAIEVSILSAYYGLEFDVVDITNAIINRFGEDKNYGMRAFLLFDGIHYDPLYLESTSGEAPKTIFPIEDQSVYLQAEQLAKEAKSARQYTDVNKFTLKCIDCDCFLKGQVEAQQHAQKTGHINFGEV; encoded by the exons ATGGGTTTTTCATTGAAGCTCAAAACCAAATCGGGCCAGCAGCATATTGTAAGCAAGCTGGCAGAGACGACGACCGTCGGTGACCTTAAGACGCGTATCACCGAGCTCACCAACATTCCGGGCGATTCACTGCACGTAGTGCTTGGCTTTCCACCATTCAAACCATTGGACTTTTCCAACGAAGCCAGCCAGGTGTTAGCTTCCGGCATTAGCAATGGTGATACACTAATCGTGGAAGAGAAGTCACTGACGGAGGAAGAACGCAAGCAATTAGAAGCAGCGAAACGGTTGGAGCAGGATGAGAAGCTAGCAAAGGAACTGGCTGCACAGGGCAGTGAAAGTAGCGGCATTCTGTTGAAGAAGGTTGTTCCTTCGGACAATTCATGCCTTTTCACGAGCATAG GGTATGTTATCACGGGAAAGGTTGACCCTGAAAGCAGTCAGTACATGCGACAGATAATCGCGAGTACGGTGAATGCCGACAAGCACGAGTACAACGAAGGCATCCTAGGTCGTCCAAATGATGAGTACTGTGCCTGGATACTGCAGCCCGAATCGTGGGGTGGCGCCATCGAAGTTTCCATCCTGTCCGCTTACTATGGTCTCGAGTTTGACGTAGTCGACATTACAAATGCCATCATAAATCGGTTCGGCGAGGACAAGAACTATGGCATGCGTGCATTCCTGCTGTTCGATGGCATTCACTACGATCCTTTGTACCTGGAATCAACAAGT GGAGAAGCACCAAAGACGATTTTCCCCATCGAAGACCAGTCCGTGTACCTACAAGCGGAGCAATTAGCCAAGGAAGCTAAATCCGCCCGCCAGTACACGGATGTGAACAAGTTCACCCTCAAGTGCATAGACTGCGACTGCTTCCTGAAAGGCCAGGTTGAAGCACAACAGCACGCACAAAAGACCGGCCACATCAACTTTGGCGAAGTTTGA
- the LOC125770332 gene encoding protein Asterix, with amino-acid sequence MTLLINPRRPEKVHRYKPVDSANQGAGVGDDLMPDYMNILGMIFSMCGLMMKLKWCAWLALYCSCISFANSRISDDAKQVLSSFMLSVSAVVMSYLQNPTPMTPPWQSM; translated from the exons ATGACGCTACTCATTAATCCCCGTCGCCCCGAGAAGGTGCATCGCTACAAACCAGTCGATTCAGCCAATCAAGGTGCTGGAGTAGGGGATGATTTGATGCCAGATTACATGAATATCCTTg GTATGATATTCTCAATGTGTGGTTTGATGATGAAGCTGAAATGGTGCGCCTGGTTGGCGCTGTACTGTTCCTGTATTAGTTTTGCTAACTCCCGGATTTCAGACGACGCCAAACAGGTGCTGTCCTCGTTCATGCTCAGCGTAAGCGCTGTAGTGATGTCGTACCTGCAGAACCCCACACCAATGACACCGCCCTGGCAATCGATGTAA